The proteins below are encoded in one region of Micromonospora pisi:
- a CDS encoding cold-shock protein: MPTGRVKWYDAAKGYGFVTSDEGGDVFLPKSALPAGVTDLKGGQRIEFGVVDSRKGAQAHAAKLLDAPPSMAELRRRPAEELHGLVEDMIKVLEAKIQPDLRRGRFPDKKTAQTVAHLVHAVASELEI, translated from the coding sequence GTGCCGACGGGTCGAGTGAAGTGGTACGACGCGGCCAAGGGTTATGGATTCGTCACCAGTGACGAGGGCGGCGACGTGTTCCTACCCAAGAGTGCGTTGCCCGCTGGCGTCACCGATCTCAAGGGGGGTCAGCGGATCGAGTTCGGCGTGGTGGACAGTCGCAAGGGCGCCCAGGCGCATGCCGCCAAACTGCTCGACGCGCCGCCGTCCATGGCGGAACTCCGCCGCCGCCCCGCCGAGGAGCTGCACGGGCTGGTCGAAGACATGATCAAGGTGCTGGAGGCGAAGATCCAGCCCGATCTGCGGCGCGGCCGGTTCCCGGACAAGAAGACCGCGCAGACCGTCGCTCACCTGGTCCACGCGGTCGCCAGCGAGCTGGAGATCTGA
- a CDS encoding futalosine hydrolase yields the protein MSAGLLIVTAVPAEAEAVRAGLTITTVTVAPVGVGPAAAAAGTARLLALAEAGGNPYQAVISAGIGGGFPDRAALGTIVLATRSIAADLGAESPDGFLPLDELGFGPSTTSADPALLERLRQALPRATVGAVITCSTVTGTTESARALAARYPDAVAEAMEGYGVATAAAQAGVPFAELRTISNPVGPRDRGAWRITEAFDALRCAAAALH from the coding sequence ATGAGCGCTGGACTGCTGATCGTCACCGCCGTGCCGGCCGAGGCGGAGGCGGTACGCGCCGGGCTGACCATCACCACGGTCACGGTCGCCCCGGTCGGGGTCGGTCCGGCCGCCGCTGCCGCCGGCACCGCCCGGTTGCTCGCCCTCGCCGAGGCGGGCGGGAACCCGTACCAGGCGGTGATCAGTGCCGGGATCGGCGGCGGCTTCCCGGACCGGGCCGCGCTCGGCACGATCGTGCTGGCCACCCGGAGCATCGCCGCCGACCTCGGCGCCGAGTCACCGGACGGCTTCCTGCCCCTGGACGAACTGGGCTTCGGCCCCTCGACCACCAGCGCCGACCCGGCACTGCTGGAGCGGCTGCGGCAGGCGCTGCCCCGGGCCACCGTCGGGGCGGTGATCACCTGTAGCACCGTCACCGGGACCACGGAGAGCGCCCGCGCCCTCGCCGCCCGCTACCCGGACGCGGTGGCCGAGGCGATGGAGGGGTACGGGGTGGCGACCGCCGCCGCGCAGGCCGGCGTCCCCTTCGCCGAACTGCGTACCATCTCCAACCCGGTCGGTCCCCGGGACCGGGGCGCGTGGCGGATCACCGAGGCGTTCGACGCGCTCCGCTGCGCCGCCGCCGCGCTGCACTGA
- a CDS encoding HAD family hydrolase codes for MATTPSVGFDLDMTLIDSRPGIAATYRELTARTGVPVDADLAVSRLGPPLRQELSYWFPPEELESAVHTFRSLYPSYAVTPTVLLPGAAETLAAVQAAGLRVLVVTSKLGRLARLHVEHLGLPVDDVAGDLFAEQKATALREHDARLYVGDHVADMTAARIAGVPGVGVATGPCDVDELRSAGAELVLDDLTGFPAAFSGLLRLAL; via the coding sequence ATGGCGACCACCCCCTCGGTCGGGTTCGACCTTGACATGACCTTGATCGACTCCCGGCCCGGCATCGCCGCCACCTACCGCGAGCTGACCGCCCGGACCGGCGTACCGGTCGACGCGGACCTCGCGGTCAGCCGGCTCGGTCCGCCGCTGCGGCAGGAGCTCTCGTACTGGTTCCCACCGGAAGAGTTGGAATCGGCGGTGCACACGTTCCGGTCGCTCTACCCGTCGTACGCGGTCACCCCGACGGTGCTGCTACCGGGGGCCGCCGAGACGCTCGCGGCGGTACAGGCGGCCGGACTGCGGGTGCTGGTGGTCACCTCCAAGCTCGGCCGCCTGGCCCGGCTGCACGTGGAGCACCTCGGCCTGCCGGTGGACGACGTCGCCGGCGACCTCTTCGCCGAGCAGAAGGCGACCGCGCTGCGGGAGCACGACGCCCGGCTCTACGTCGGCGATCACGTCGCCGACATGACCGCCGCCCGGATCGCCGGGGTGCCCGGCGTCGGTGTCGCCACCGGGCCGTGCGATGTGGATGAGCTGCGGTCCGCCGGGGCGGAGCTGGTCCTCGATGACCTCACCGGATTCCCAGCGGCGTTCTCGGGCCTGTTACGGCTAGCCTTGTGA
- a CDS encoding 1,4-dihydroxy-6-naphthoate synthase yields MALSLAFSPCPNDTFVFHALVHGLVPGAPPVEVTYADVDVTNTAAQQGAYDIVKVSYAALPWLLDDYQLLPCGGALGRGCGPLVLTRGDRTDLTGATVAVPGDRTTAYLLFRLWAQGQQPARIEVVPFHEIMPGVAAGRYDAGLVIHEARFTYHRHGLTALVDLGEWWESDTGLPIPLGAILARRGTVDPVAAADWIRASVRQAWADPAGTREYVLAHAQEMEPDVVDQHIALYVNEFTADLGEDGYRAVDALLRRAAVAGLTPTAPQISSSLATAWTR; encoded by the coding sequence GTGGCACTTTCGCTGGCTTTCTCGCCCTGCCCCAACGACACCTTCGTCTTCCATGCCCTGGTGCATGGTCTGGTGCCCGGGGCGCCGCCGGTCGAGGTGACCTACGCCGACGTGGACGTCACGAACACCGCCGCGCAGCAGGGCGCGTACGACATCGTGAAGGTGAGCTACGCCGCCCTGCCCTGGCTGCTCGACGACTACCAGCTGCTGCCGTGCGGTGGCGCGCTGGGGCGCGGTTGCGGGCCGCTGGTGCTGACCCGGGGCGACCGGACCGACCTGACCGGGGCGACCGTCGCGGTGCCCGGCGACCGGACCACCGCGTACCTGCTGTTCCGGCTCTGGGCCCAGGGGCAGCAGCCGGCGCGCATCGAGGTGGTGCCGTTCCACGAGATCATGCCCGGGGTCGCGGCCGGTCGCTACGACGCCGGTCTGGTGATCCACGAAGCCCGCTTCACCTACCACCGGCACGGGCTGACCGCGCTGGTCGACCTCGGTGAGTGGTGGGAGTCGGACACCGGGCTGCCGATCCCGCTCGGTGCGATCCTGGCCCGCCGCGGCACCGTGGATCCGGTGGCCGCGGCGGACTGGATCCGCGCGTCGGTACGGCAGGCGTGGGCCGACCCCGCCGGCACCCGCGAGTACGTGCTGGCGCACGCGCAGGAGATGGAGCCGGACGTGGTCGACCAGCACATCGCGCTCTATGTGAACGAGTTCACCGCAGACCTCGGCGAGGACGGTTACCGGGCGGTGGACGCCCTGCTCCGCCGGGCCGCGGTCGCCGGGTTGACCCCGACGGCCCCTCAGATCTCCAGCTCGCTGGCGACCGCGTGGACCAGGTGA